A part of Aricia agestis chromosome 13, ilAriAges1.1, whole genome shotgun sequence genomic DNA contains:
- the LOC121732962 gene encoding NADH dehydrogenase [ubiquinone] 1 alpha subcomplex subunit 6-like, with protein MSGNSLKTTCKVVRPLMSLDHCDARRRVMGLYRAYFRYIPHLLQQFDIPKNECECKCKLREYFYKHADVTDIRVIDMLIIKGYINLKEMTNNWQQKGHVMAHWNPTHVPKPQDFMGKFLEGLD; from the exons atGTCCGGCAATTCGTTGAAGACCACTTGCAAAGTTGTGCGACCTCTAATGTCCTTAGATCACTGCGATGCTCGTCGTCGTGTTATGGGCTTGTACAGAGCATACTTCAGATACATACCGCATTTGC TGCAACAATTCGACATACCGAAGAATGAATGCGAGTGCAAGTGTAAACTGAGGGAATATTTCTACAAGCACGCCGACGTCACAGACATCAGGGTGATAGACATGCTGATTATAAAG GGCTACATTAACCTAAAAGAAATGACAAACAACTGGCAACAGAAAGGGCACGTGATGGCTCACTGGAACCCCACGCATGTGCCCAAGCCGCAAGATTTTATGGGAAAATTCTTGGAAGGACTAGACTAA